In the Arachis ipaensis cultivar K30076 chromosome B10, Araip1.1, whole genome shotgun sequence genome, one interval contains:
- the LOC107623015 gene encoding ABC transporter G family member 22 isoform X1 — MENGNTSSSGIARTKSDQLLMMESATAANSIKSSPESGGGGNLSRKSSRRMTHIRKSRSAQMKIEVDEVSSGAALSRASSASLGLSFSFTGFTLPPDDEISDYKPFSDDDDIPEDIEAGTHKPKFQMDLTLPIYLKFSDVTYKVVMKGMTTSEEKDILKGITGCVSPGEVLALMGPSGSGKTSLLSLLGGRITHHPTVGGSITYNDQPYSKFLKSRIGFVTQDDVLFPHLTVKETLTYAARLRLPNTLTQEQKEQRALDVIYELGLERCQDTMIGGSFVRGVSGGERKRVCIGNEIIINPSLLLLDEPTSGLDSTTALRIVQMLQHIAEAGKTVVTTIHQPSSRLFHKFDKLILLGKGSLIYFGKASEAMSYFQYIGCSPLITMNPAEFLLDLANGNINDVSVPSELEDKVQMGNLSEAETRNGKPSPALVQEYLVEAYETRVAEIEKKKLLVPIPLDEELKSKVLCSKRQWGASWCEQFSILFLRGFKERRHDYFSWLRITQVLSTAVILGLLWWQSDAKNPKGMQDQAGLLFFIAVFWGFFPVFTAIFTFPQERAMLNKERATDMYRLSAYFVARTTSDLPLDLILPVLFLLVVYFMAGLRLSAGPFLLSILTVFLCIVAAQGLGLAIGATLMDLKRATTLASVTVMTFMLAGGFFVKRVPIFISWIRYISFNYHTYKLLLKVQYDEEVTPMINGIRIDSGSTEVVALIAMVFGYRLLAYFSLRWMNVS, encoded by the exons GTGGATGAGGTGAGCAGCGGTGCGGCACTTAGCAGAGCGTCAAGTGCGAGCTTGGGGCTGTCTTTCTCCTTCACTGGCTTCACTCTTCCTCCTGATGATGAAATCTCCGACTACAAGCCCttcagtgatgatgatgatatcc CGGAAGATATTGAAGCTGGAACTCATAAGCCAAAGTTTCAAATGGATCTTACTCTACCAATATATCTAAAG TTCAGTGATGTGACATATAAGGTAGTGATGAAAGGAATGACAACAAGTGAGGAGAAGGATATACTGAAGGGTATTACTGGTTGTGTGAGTCCAGGGGAAGTTTTGGCATTGATGGGACCCtcaggaagtggaaaaacatcaCTGCTGAGTCTTCTTGGAGGAAGAATAACTCATCACCCCACTGTTGGTGGATCTATCACCTACAATGACCAGCCTTATTCTAAGTTCCTCAAGAGTAG GATTGGATTTGTGACACAAGATGATGTTCTGTTTCCTCATCTAACCGTAAAAGAAACATTGACATATGCAGCCAGACTAAGATTGCCAAATACATTAACTCAGGAGCAAAAGGAACAACGTGCTTTAGATGTCATCTATGAGCTTGGTTTGGAAAG GTGCCAAGACACTATGATAGGAGGATCCTTTGTTCGAGGAGTATCTGGGGGAGAGAGGAAGAGAGTCTGTATTGGCAATGAGATCATAATcaacccttctcttcttcttcttgatgaACCAACTTCTGGCCTCGATTCTACAACAGCCTTGAGGATTGTTCAGATGCTACAACACATAGcagag GCTGGTAAAACGGTAGTGACAACAATCCATCAACCATCAAGCAGGCTCTTCCATAAATTTGATAAGTTGATCCTTTTAGGAAAAGGGAGCTTGATTTACTTTGGAAAAGCATCTGAAGCTATGTCTTACTTCCAGTACATAGGGTGTTCACCTCTCATCACCATGAACCCAGCAGAGTTTCTACTTGACCTTGCAAATGGTAACATAAATGATGTTTCTGTTCCATCAGAGTTAGAGGATAAAGTTCAAATGGGGAATTTGTCAGAAGCTGAAACTCGCAATGGGAAACCATCACCTGCACTTGTGCAAGAG TATCTAGTGGAGGCGTATGAGACTAGAGTTGctgaaatagaaaagaaaaagctaCTGGTTCCTATCCCCCTTGATGAAGAACTCAAGTCTAAGGTTCTTTGTTCTAAAAGACAATGGGGAGCAAGTTGGTGTGAGCAATTTTCCATCTTGTTCTTGAGAGGATTCAAAGAAAGGAGGCATGACTATTTCAGCTGGTTGAGAATCACACAAGTTCTATCCACAGCAGTCATCTTAGGATTGCTATGGTGGCAATCAGATGCTAAAAACCCAAAAGGCATGCAAGACCAG GCAGGACTACTTTTCTTCATTGCTGTGTTTTGGGGATTCTTTCCTGTCTTCACTGCAATATTCACATTCCCACAAGAGAGAGCAATGTTAAATAAGGAAAGAGCAACAGATATGTATAGACTAAGTGCATATTTTGTGGCAAGAACTACAAGTGACCTTCCATTAGACCTTATCTTACCAGTGCTTTTCCTCTTAGTTGTTTACTTCATGGCTGGATTGAGACTCAGTGCAGGACCATTCTTGCTTAGCATCCTTACAGTTTTTCTCTGCATAGTTGCAGCTCAG GGACTTGGACTTGCTATTGGGGCAACACTAATGGACTTGAAAAGGGCAACAACATTGGCTTCAGTTACTGTAATGACTTTCATGCTTGCTGGAGGCTTTTTTGTGAAG AGGGTGCCGATATTTATATCGTGGATCCGGTACATATCTTTCAACTACCACACGTACAAACTTCTGCTGAAGGTGCAATATGATGAAGAAGTGACACCAATGATAAATGGAATCAGAATTGATAGTGGCTCAACAGAGGTGGTTGCTCTGATAGCAATGGTTTTTGGTTACCGTCTATTGGCATATTTTTCCTTGCGTTGGATGAATGTTTCATAA
- the LOC107623015 gene encoding ABC transporter G family member 22 isoform X3, whose protein sequence is MMKSPTTSPSVMMMISFSDVTYKVVMKGMTTSEEKDILKGITGCVSPGEVLALMGPSGSGKTSLLSLLGGRITHHPTVGGSITYNDQPYSKFLKSRIGFVTQDDVLFPHLTVKETLTYAARLRLPNTLTQEQKEQRALDVIYELGLERCQDTMIGGSFVRGVSGGERKRVCIGNEIIINPSLLLLDEPTSGLDSTTALRIVQMLQHIAEAGKTVVTTIHQPSSRLFHKFDKLILLGKGSLIYFGKASEAMSYFQYIGCSPLITMNPAEFLLDLANGNINDVSVPSELEDKVQMGNLSEAETRNGKPSPALVQEYLVEAYETRVAEIEKKKLLVPIPLDEELKSKVLCSKRQWGASWCEQFSILFLRGFKERRHDYFSWLRITQVLSTAVILGLLWWQSDAKNPKGMQDQAGLLFFIAVFWGFFPVFTAIFTFPQERAMLNKERATDMYRLSAYFVARTTSDLPLDLILPVLFLLVVYFMAGLRLSAGPFLLSILTVFLCIVAAQGLGLAIGATLMDLKRATTLASVTVMTFMLAGGFFVKRVPIFISWIRYISFNYHTYKLLLKVQYDEEVTPMINGIRIDSGSTEVVALIAMVFGYRLLAYFSLRWMNVS, encoded by the exons ATGATGAAATCTCCGACTACAAGCCCttcagtgatgatgatgatatcc TTCAGTGATGTGACATATAAGGTAGTGATGAAAGGAATGACAACAAGTGAGGAGAAGGATATACTGAAGGGTATTACTGGTTGTGTGAGTCCAGGGGAAGTTTTGGCATTGATGGGACCCtcaggaagtggaaaaacatcaCTGCTGAGTCTTCTTGGAGGAAGAATAACTCATCACCCCACTGTTGGTGGATCTATCACCTACAATGACCAGCCTTATTCTAAGTTCCTCAAGAGTAG GATTGGATTTGTGACACAAGATGATGTTCTGTTTCCTCATCTAACCGTAAAAGAAACATTGACATATGCAGCCAGACTAAGATTGCCAAATACATTAACTCAGGAGCAAAAGGAACAACGTGCTTTAGATGTCATCTATGAGCTTGGTTTGGAAAG GTGCCAAGACACTATGATAGGAGGATCCTTTGTTCGAGGAGTATCTGGGGGAGAGAGGAAGAGAGTCTGTATTGGCAATGAGATCATAATcaacccttctcttcttcttcttgatgaACCAACTTCTGGCCTCGATTCTACAACAGCCTTGAGGATTGTTCAGATGCTACAACACATAGcagag GCTGGTAAAACGGTAGTGACAACAATCCATCAACCATCAAGCAGGCTCTTCCATAAATTTGATAAGTTGATCCTTTTAGGAAAAGGGAGCTTGATTTACTTTGGAAAAGCATCTGAAGCTATGTCTTACTTCCAGTACATAGGGTGTTCACCTCTCATCACCATGAACCCAGCAGAGTTTCTACTTGACCTTGCAAATGGTAACATAAATGATGTTTCTGTTCCATCAGAGTTAGAGGATAAAGTTCAAATGGGGAATTTGTCAGAAGCTGAAACTCGCAATGGGAAACCATCACCTGCACTTGTGCAAGAG TATCTAGTGGAGGCGTATGAGACTAGAGTTGctgaaatagaaaagaaaaagctaCTGGTTCCTATCCCCCTTGATGAAGAACTCAAGTCTAAGGTTCTTTGTTCTAAAAGACAATGGGGAGCAAGTTGGTGTGAGCAATTTTCCATCTTGTTCTTGAGAGGATTCAAAGAAAGGAGGCATGACTATTTCAGCTGGTTGAGAATCACACAAGTTCTATCCACAGCAGTCATCTTAGGATTGCTATGGTGGCAATCAGATGCTAAAAACCCAAAAGGCATGCAAGACCAG GCAGGACTACTTTTCTTCATTGCTGTGTTTTGGGGATTCTTTCCTGTCTTCACTGCAATATTCACATTCCCACAAGAGAGAGCAATGTTAAATAAGGAAAGAGCAACAGATATGTATAGACTAAGTGCATATTTTGTGGCAAGAACTACAAGTGACCTTCCATTAGACCTTATCTTACCAGTGCTTTTCCTCTTAGTTGTTTACTTCATGGCTGGATTGAGACTCAGTGCAGGACCATTCTTGCTTAGCATCCTTACAGTTTTTCTCTGCATAGTTGCAGCTCAG GGACTTGGACTTGCTATTGGGGCAACACTAATGGACTTGAAAAGGGCAACAACATTGGCTTCAGTTACTGTAATGACTTTCATGCTTGCTGGAGGCTTTTTTGTGAAG AGGGTGCCGATATTTATATCGTGGATCCGGTACATATCTTTCAACTACCACACGTACAAACTTCTGCTGAAGGTGCAATATGATGAAGAAGTGACACCAATGATAAATGGAATCAGAATTGATAGTGGCTCAACAGAGGTGGTTGCTCTGATAGCAATGGTTTTTGGTTACCGTCTATTGGCATATTTTTCCTTGCGTTGGATGAATGTTTCATAA
- the LOC107623015 gene encoding ABC transporter G family member 22 isoform X2, whose amino-acid sequence MYIAAEDIEAGTHKPKFQMDLTLPIYLKFSDVTYKVVMKGMTTSEEKDILKGITGCVSPGEVLALMGPSGSGKTSLLSLLGGRITHHPTVGGSITYNDQPYSKFLKSRIGFVTQDDVLFPHLTVKETLTYAARLRLPNTLTQEQKEQRALDVIYELGLERCQDTMIGGSFVRGVSGGERKRVCIGNEIIINPSLLLLDEPTSGLDSTTALRIVQMLQHIAEAGKTVVTTIHQPSSRLFHKFDKLILLGKGSLIYFGKASEAMSYFQYIGCSPLITMNPAEFLLDLANGNINDVSVPSELEDKVQMGNLSEAETRNGKPSPALVQEYLVEAYETRVAEIEKKKLLVPIPLDEELKSKVLCSKRQWGASWCEQFSILFLRGFKERRHDYFSWLRITQVLSTAVILGLLWWQSDAKNPKGMQDQAGLLFFIAVFWGFFPVFTAIFTFPQERAMLNKERATDMYRLSAYFVARTTSDLPLDLILPVLFLLVVYFMAGLRLSAGPFLLSILTVFLCIVAAQGLGLAIGATLMDLKRATTLASVTVMTFMLAGGFFVKRVPIFISWIRYISFNYHTYKLLLKVQYDEEVTPMINGIRIDSGSTEVVALIAMVFGYRLLAYFSLRWMNVS is encoded by the exons ATGTATATTGCAGCGGAAGATATTGAAGCTGGAACTCATAAGCCAAAGTTTCAAATGGATCTTACTCTACCAATATATCTAAAG TTCAGTGATGTGACATATAAGGTAGTGATGAAAGGAATGACAACAAGTGAGGAGAAGGATATACTGAAGGGTATTACTGGTTGTGTGAGTCCAGGGGAAGTTTTGGCATTGATGGGACCCtcaggaagtggaaaaacatcaCTGCTGAGTCTTCTTGGAGGAAGAATAACTCATCACCCCACTGTTGGTGGATCTATCACCTACAATGACCAGCCTTATTCTAAGTTCCTCAAGAGTAG GATTGGATTTGTGACACAAGATGATGTTCTGTTTCCTCATCTAACCGTAAAAGAAACATTGACATATGCAGCCAGACTAAGATTGCCAAATACATTAACTCAGGAGCAAAAGGAACAACGTGCTTTAGATGTCATCTATGAGCTTGGTTTGGAAAG GTGCCAAGACACTATGATAGGAGGATCCTTTGTTCGAGGAGTATCTGGGGGAGAGAGGAAGAGAGTCTGTATTGGCAATGAGATCATAATcaacccttctcttcttcttcttgatgaACCAACTTCTGGCCTCGATTCTACAACAGCCTTGAGGATTGTTCAGATGCTACAACACATAGcagag GCTGGTAAAACGGTAGTGACAACAATCCATCAACCATCAAGCAGGCTCTTCCATAAATTTGATAAGTTGATCCTTTTAGGAAAAGGGAGCTTGATTTACTTTGGAAAAGCATCTGAAGCTATGTCTTACTTCCAGTACATAGGGTGTTCACCTCTCATCACCATGAACCCAGCAGAGTTTCTACTTGACCTTGCAAATGGTAACATAAATGATGTTTCTGTTCCATCAGAGTTAGAGGATAAAGTTCAAATGGGGAATTTGTCAGAAGCTGAAACTCGCAATGGGAAACCATCACCTGCACTTGTGCAAGAG TATCTAGTGGAGGCGTATGAGACTAGAGTTGctgaaatagaaaagaaaaagctaCTGGTTCCTATCCCCCTTGATGAAGAACTCAAGTCTAAGGTTCTTTGTTCTAAAAGACAATGGGGAGCAAGTTGGTGTGAGCAATTTTCCATCTTGTTCTTGAGAGGATTCAAAGAAAGGAGGCATGACTATTTCAGCTGGTTGAGAATCACACAAGTTCTATCCACAGCAGTCATCTTAGGATTGCTATGGTGGCAATCAGATGCTAAAAACCCAAAAGGCATGCAAGACCAG GCAGGACTACTTTTCTTCATTGCTGTGTTTTGGGGATTCTTTCCTGTCTTCACTGCAATATTCACATTCCCACAAGAGAGAGCAATGTTAAATAAGGAAAGAGCAACAGATATGTATAGACTAAGTGCATATTTTGTGGCAAGAACTACAAGTGACCTTCCATTAGACCTTATCTTACCAGTGCTTTTCCTCTTAGTTGTTTACTTCATGGCTGGATTGAGACTCAGTGCAGGACCATTCTTGCTTAGCATCCTTACAGTTTTTCTCTGCATAGTTGCAGCTCAG GGACTTGGACTTGCTATTGGGGCAACACTAATGGACTTGAAAAGGGCAACAACATTGGCTTCAGTTACTGTAATGACTTTCATGCTTGCTGGAGGCTTTTTTGTGAAG AGGGTGCCGATATTTATATCGTGGATCCGGTACATATCTTTCAACTACCACACGTACAAACTTCTGCTGAAGGTGCAATATGATGAAGAAGTGACACCAATGATAAATGGAATCAGAATTGATAGTGGCTCAACAGAGGTGGTTGCTCTGATAGCAATGGTTTTTGGTTACCGTCTATTGGCATATTTTTCCTTGCGTTGGATGAATGTTTCATAA
- the LOC107623015 gene encoding ABC transporter G family member 22 isoform X4 — MGINVQFSDVTYKVVMKGMTTSEEKDILKGITGCVSPGEVLALMGPSGSGKTSLLSLLGGRITHHPTVGGSITYNDQPYSKFLKSRIGFVTQDDVLFPHLTVKETLTYAARLRLPNTLTQEQKEQRALDVIYELGLERCQDTMIGGSFVRGVSGGERKRVCIGNEIIINPSLLLLDEPTSGLDSTTALRIVQMLQHIAEAGKTVVTTIHQPSSRLFHKFDKLILLGKGSLIYFGKASEAMSYFQYIGCSPLITMNPAEFLLDLANGNINDVSVPSELEDKVQMGNLSEAETRNGKPSPALVQEYLVEAYETRVAEIEKKKLLVPIPLDEELKSKVLCSKRQWGASWCEQFSILFLRGFKERRHDYFSWLRITQVLSTAVILGLLWWQSDAKNPKGMQDQAGLLFFIAVFWGFFPVFTAIFTFPQERAMLNKERATDMYRLSAYFVARTTSDLPLDLILPVLFLLVVYFMAGLRLSAGPFLLSILTVFLCIVAAQGLGLAIGATLMDLKRATTLASVTVMTFMLAGGFFVKRVPIFISWIRYISFNYHTYKLLLKVQYDEEVTPMINGIRIDSGSTEVVALIAMVFGYRLLAYFSLRWMNVS, encoded by the exons ATGGGGATAAATGTGCAGTTCAGTGATGTGACATATAAGGTAGTGATGAAAGGAATGACAACAAGTGAGGAGAAGGATATACTGAAGGGTATTACTGGTTGTGTGAGTCCAGGGGAAGTTTTGGCATTGATGGGACCCtcaggaagtggaaaaacatcaCTGCTGAGTCTTCTTGGAGGAAGAATAACTCATCACCCCACTGTTGGTGGATCTATCACCTACAATGACCAGCCTTATTCTAAGTTCCTCAAGAGTAG GATTGGATTTGTGACACAAGATGATGTTCTGTTTCCTCATCTAACCGTAAAAGAAACATTGACATATGCAGCCAGACTAAGATTGCCAAATACATTAACTCAGGAGCAAAAGGAACAACGTGCTTTAGATGTCATCTATGAGCTTGGTTTGGAAAG GTGCCAAGACACTATGATAGGAGGATCCTTTGTTCGAGGAGTATCTGGGGGAGAGAGGAAGAGAGTCTGTATTGGCAATGAGATCATAATcaacccttctcttcttcttcttgatgaACCAACTTCTGGCCTCGATTCTACAACAGCCTTGAGGATTGTTCAGATGCTACAACACATAGcagag GCTGGTAAAACGGTAGTGACAACAATCCATCAACCATCAAGCAGGCTCTTCCATAAATTTGATAAGTTGATCCTTTTAGGAAAAGGGAGCTTGATTTACTTTGGAAAAGCATCTGAAGCTATGTCTTACTTCCAGTACATAGGGTGTTCACCTCTCATCACCATGAACCCAGCAGAGTTTCTACTTGACCTTGCAAATGGTAACATAAATGATGTTTCTGTTCCATCAGAGTTAGAGGATAAAGTTCAAATGGGGAATTTGTCAGAAGCTGAAACTCGCAATGGGAAACCATCACCTGCACTTGTGCAAGAG TATCTAGTGGAGGCGTATGAGACTAGAGTTGctgaaatagaaaagaaaaagctaCTGGTTCCTATCCCCCTTGATGAAGAACTCAAGTCTAAGGTTCTTTGTTCTAAAAGACAATGGGGAGCAAGTTGGTGTGAGCAATTTTCCATCTTGTTCTTGAGAGGATTCAAAGAAAGGAGGCATGACTATTTCAGCTGGTTGAGAATCACACAAGTTCTATCCACAGCAGTCATCTTAGGATTGCTATGGTGGCAATCAGATGCTAAAAACCCAAAAGGCATGCAAGACCAG GCAGGACTACTTTTCTTCATTGCTGTGTTTTGGGGATTCTTTCCTGTCTTCACTGCAATATTCACATTCCCACAAGAGAGAGCAATGTTAAATAAGGAAAGAGCAACAGATATGTATAGACTAAGTGCATATTTTGTGGCAAGAACTACAAGTGACCTTCCATTAGACCTTATCTTACCAGTGCTTTTCCTCTTAGTTGTTTACTTCATGGCTGGATTGAGACTCAGTGCAGGACCATTCTTGCTTAGCATCCTTACAGTTTTTCTCTGCATAGTTGCAGCTCAG GGACTTGGACTTGCTATTGGGGCAACACTAATGGACTTGAAAAGGGCAACAACATTGGCTTCAGTTACTGTAATGACTTTCATGCTTGCTGGAGGCTTTTTTGTGAAG AGGGTGCCGATATTTATATCGTGGATCCGGTACATATCTTTCAACTACCACACGTACAAACTTCTGCTGAAGGTGCAATATGATGAAGAAGTGACACCAATGATAAATGGAATCAGAATTGATAGTGGCTCAACAGAGGTGGTTGCTCTGATAGCAATGGTTTTTGGTTACCGTCTATTGGCATATTTTTCCTTGCGTTGGATGAATGTTTCATAA
- the LOC107621351 gene encoding uncharacterized protein LOC107621351: protein MMETSMRFGLMAVFAVSGSMVLLVHQVHKRLLSNFMEKFEFEMGVLCPHAKSNVTGCKKNQGKKKVRFAKQVLEVPIESRGCCRRKITSSQLSFLAEEVSVLEKIQKWRRGPSLEDTMPPNRAALYRGILKCKKGRFRC from the exons ATGATGGAGACGtcaatgagatttggattgatggcTGTATTTGCTGTATCTGGGAGCATGGTCTTGTTGGTTCATCAAGTCCACAAGCGCCTTCTCTCTAACTTCATGGAGAAATTTGAGTTTGAAATGGGTGTCCTATGCCCACATGCCAAAAGTAATGTCACAG GGTGCAAGAAAAACCAAGGAAAGAAGAAGGTGCGGTTTGCAAAACAAGTGTTGGAAGTTCCAATAGAGAGCAGAGGTTGTTGTCGTAGAAAAATCACATCATCACAATTGTCTTTCTTGGCTGAGGAGGTTTCTGTTTTGGAGAAAATTCAAAAATGGAGGCGTGGCCCAAGTTTAGAGGACACCATGCCTCCTAACAGGGCAGCTTTATATAGAGGGATTCTCAAATGTAAGAAGGGAAGATTTCGATGTTAA
- the LOC107621350 gene encoding protein FAR1-RELATED SEQUENCE 5-like has translation MVSTVALIGSDQPLAMTLQTKLGFAFSSVIIAISSASTFTIGSSASALTIGSSPSGLPGMKIPLGACASSDGDVVELEESLDGAGGMSDNYADDEFYAVDSGESLAICKAPWLRRETFQKEKRGEVRIRQEFVCHRQGYRSPKFSLMPNRKKRPRAETRCGCPARMLLRMDNESGRWHVAYFSDAHNHNVLELRFSSMLPGHRRMSEADIEQMNDMRKGGIGVSQIHRFMASLAGGYHNVLYTTRDMHNVNAKQRRKGGLDVESCLRYLRECKANDPALYYKEIVDGEGVLQHFFWCDGTSQIDYQVFGDVVAFDATYKKNFYLSPLVVFSGVNHHNQMAVFAAALVADEKEETYVWLLQQLKTSMKGKAPVSIITDGDRQMKSAIEQVFPEAHHRLCAWHLLRNATSNIGKPKFTRMFRDCMLGDYEVRTFQRKWFEMVEKFGVADKRWI, from the exons ATGGTCTCTACCGTTGCATTAATAGGCAGTGATCAGCCACTTGCCATGACCCTTCAAACAAA ATTAGGATTTGCGTTTTCATCAGTCATAATAGCCATTTCATCTGCCTCAACTTTCACAATAGGTTCATCTGCCTCAGCTTTGACAATCGGTTCATCACCATCGG GGTTGCCAGGGATGAAAATACCACTAGGGGCGTGCGCGTCGTCAGATGGGGATGtggttgaattggaagaaagtttGGACGGCGCCGGAGGAATGTCTGACAATTATGCGGACGATGAGTTTTACGCTGTTGATTCCGGCGAGTCGCTAG CAATATGCAAAGCACCATGGCTTCGGCGCGAGACGTTCCAGAAGGAAAAACGCGGCGAAGTAAGGATACGGCAGGAGTTCGTGTGCCACCGACAAGGGTACCGATCCCCGAAGTTCTCCTTGATGCCTAACCGGAAAAAGAGGCCGAGGGCCGAGACACGGTGTGGATGCCCTGCAAGGATGCTACTCCGCATGGACAATGAATCAGGACGTTGGCACGTTGCGTACTTTTCAGACGCGCATAACCACAACGTTCTTGAGTTGCGATTTTCTTCCATGCTCCCAGGCCATCGGAGGATGAGCGAAGCGGACATCGAGCAGATGAACGACATGCGCAAAGGGGGCATTGGCGTCTCCCAAATTCACCGATTTATGGCGAGCCTAGCCGGCGGGTATCATAATGTCCTGTACACAACAAGGGACATGCACAATGTAAATGCGAAGCAACGAAGGAAGGGTGGCCTAGATGTGGAATCGTGCTTAAGGTATCTCCGAGAGTGCAAGGCAAATGATCCAGCACTGTACTACAAGGAAATTGTTGACGGTGAGGGCGTGTTGCAACATTTTTTTTGGTGTGACGGCACCAGCCAAATTGATTACCAGGTGTTTGGAGACGTGGTTGCATTTGATGCAACGTACAAGAAAAACTTTTACCTTTCACCTCTTGTAGTATTCTCCGGTGTGAATCACCATAACCAAATGGCTGTCTTTGCCGCTGCACTAGTGGCAGACGAGAAAGAAGAGACCTATGTCTGGCTGCTTCAACAGTTGAAAACTTCAATGAAAGGGAAGGCTCCCGTGTCCATAATAACCGACGGTGACAGGCAAATGAAGTCTGCGATCGAGCAAGTTTTTCCAGAGGCTCACCATCGACTCTGTGCTTGGCATCTACTCCGAAACGCCACGAGCAACATCGGAAAGCCTAAATTCACCAGGATGTTTAGGGATTGCATGCTTGGCGACTACGAGGTCCGAACATTCCAGAGAAAGTGGTTTGAGATGGTTGAGAAATTTGGCGTTGCCGATAAAAGATGGATATAG
- the LOC107621349 gene encoding protein FAR1-RELATED SEQUENCE 9-like — protein MYERRHSWATTHIREKFFARFRTTSRCEGLHAVISRYVKSQYSYTEFLRHFHRCLMFVRAKEVEADFECANSDPVMTTNLKQLEQSAAENYTRAIFYLFVPILYRACSMRVVDSKDNGSYFIHTVSRYGTSGKDWRVVATSDMREVQCTCMIMECFGVPCEHIIAVLVLNNVHEIPRSLILPRWTKDAKLVAVQSMGVIWDSVQLAQHWCLMDWYQKVCKISCHSTEKFQFAREIAMLMLKHFENEDAGDTSFPPEGPPTEGGRAPARNPPRRNTKGNSAHGGKKTQRCCLCREVGHNRTKCLDHRTMESSSAVADDMDSMDIDMATAEISLFQCSDSDTQAGFANSDFAGTNTSGPVMSLAD, from the exons ATGTATGAGAGAAGGCACAGTTGGGCCACAACACACATACGAGAAAAGTTCTTTGCCAGATTTCGAACAACATCAAGGTGTGAGGGCTTGCACGCTGTGATATCACGGTATGTTAAGTCTCAATACAGTTACACTGAGTTTTTACGTCATTTCCATCGATGCTTGATGTTCGTGCGTGCAAAGGAAGTGGAGGCTGATTTCGAGTGTGCAAATAGTGACCCTGTTATGACCACCAACCTGAAACAGTTGGAGCAGAGTGCAGCCGAGAACTACACTCGTGCAATATTCTATTTGTTTGTTCCCATTCTTTACAGGGCCTGTTCAATGAGGGTGGTTGATTCTAAAGACAACGGTTCCTATTTTATCCACACCGTCTCTCGATACGGCACTTCGGGGAAGGATTGGCGTGTTGTTGCAACGTCTGATATGAGGGAGGTCCAATGCACGTGCATGATAATGGAATGTTTCGGGGTCCCCTGCGAACATATAATTGCAGTGCTTGTTCTTAACAATGTTCATGAGATCCCAAGGTCTCTGATATTGCCGAGATGGACCAAGGATGCAAAACTTGTGGCGGTGCAGTCGATGGGCGTGATTTGGGATTCTGTACAACTGGCACAACACTGGTGCCTGATGGATTGGTACCAAAAAGTGTGCAAGATTTCATGTCACAGCACTGAAAAGTTCCAGTTTGCAAGAGAGATTGCCATGCTGATGCTGAAGCACTTCGAGAACGAAGATGCAGGGGACACCAGTTTTCCACCCGAGGGGCCACCTACTGAGGGTGGCAGAGCCCCGGCGCGGAATCCACCCAGGCGCAATACAAAGGGTAACAGTGCTCATGGTGGAAAGAAAACCCAGCGATGTTGTTTGTGCCGGGAGGTGGGACACAACAGGACGAAGTGTCTGGACCACCGCACAATGGAGTCATCCAGCGCAGTTGCAGATGACATGGATTCGATGGACATTGACATG GCGACCGCAGAGATTTCTTTGTTCCAATGCTCCGATAGTGACACGCAGGCTGGGTTTGCTAACAGCGACTTCGCTGGGACCAACACGTCCGGGCCAGTCATGTCTCTCGCCGATTGA